TTCCTAAATTCAGCTACcagctcctctcctcccctcccccagcccggACTGCAGggctctcccccacccccacccacagcAGCACAGTCCACAAAGTCCTTGAACAGGACCTATTCCCCTTCACGTAACAGTTAATTATTTCTTAGTGGGGAGGAGCGGCCGATCCTCCTTCCAATGACCCCATATCCTTGTTCAAGGAAGCCAGTTACGGCCCCTGGGCCAGGAAACTCTATCTGCCCCCCAAAGGCCTATGCCCAAGACAGGGACCTACCTGGGCTTCTCAATACAGGCGTCCTAAATAAGGACCAGGTCAAAAACGGATAGGCAAGGTGGAATTTCTCACTTCCAGCCCAAAGCCTGCAACAAAGCTTCCCAGGGCCTCAGCCCCCTGCCCTGGCTGATGCTCCCTCCCCTAATTCCCTCACCAGGGCCCCGGGATCCACCGCACAGCTGAGCTGGCCCAAGCTGAAGAGTTGCTGGAACAGCAGCTGGAGCTATACCAGGCCCTCCTGGAAGGGCAGGAGGGAGCCTGGGAGGCCCAAGCCCTGGTGCTCAAGATCCAGAAGCTGAAGGAACAGATGAGGAGGCACCGAGAGAGCCTGGGAGGAGGCATCTAAGCTTCCCCTGGTGCCCATAGCACCCTCTGGCACTGAAAATCCGTGTGCCGCCCACCAGCAGCCGCGGGATCAGAGACTCCCCAGCCTCTCCCAGACCAGAGAAAGTGGAAGAGACCCCCACAAATCGCGGGCAATTGCCAGGTAGTGGGGGAGCCAGGGCTCTGCAGTCTTAGTCCCATTCCCCTTTAATCTCACAGCAGGCAGGGCACCCAGGCCTTACAGGAATTTACCCTGGACCATGCCCTAAAACACCTCACCCCAAACGCAATAAAGGGACGAAGCACTTACAGATACCACAGACACGtgtgtttcatttttagttttgttaaaaaaattctgACAAATCAGAAATGGGCGTTCAGGAGTGGTGGTGATGCAAAAGATGGAAGCCATGGGGTGGGGGCTGTCAGGGGTGGGGGCAGTAGTGTCTCCTTCACCCCCACCCTGGTGTCCTCTCCTGAGGGACAGACGGTCACATTCCAGAATGGGCGAGTCTTCTACCGTGTCTGTTCAACTAAGAAGAAAACATAGCATGGTCAGAATAAGGCATGAAAAGGGGAAAGCGAGGCAGGAACACACAGCACACATGCAGATGCTGGTGTACTGTGTGGGTTCAGAGGACAGACGTGGGGGTGAGGGAAGGGATGTAATATGATGAGAGAAGACAGACACCCCACATAAAGGTCAGGAAAGCATCCCAACACAGCATCAAAGACCAGGGGGCATGAACCAGTCAAGTGTCCATTATGCATCAGGTGCCAATGATCTAAATGATGGGATTTAGGACATACACACTAAGCAACAGGGAGGACCTAAAGGGTTTCATGAGATCAGGACTCACTGTAGGAGGAGATGTCTATCTCATCAGGCAGCTCACTAATATTGACCTCAAAGCGATCCTGCACATCATTGAGGATCTTGGCATCATTCTCATCGGACACAAATGTGATAGCCAAGCCCTTGGTGCCAAACCGGCCTGCTCTGGCCACCTGGAAGGAGACAGAGGGTAGCACTGGAAGATCAAAGAGGAAAGAGACCCAGAGGCAGGGATGAAGatgtacaaatagaaaaaaagggaatgggAGAGTGGGATTTCTTCAGCCTGTGGGGTTTACCCGATGTAGGTAGGTGTCAGAATCCTCAGGCATGTCATAATTAAAAGCAATGTTCACCCGCTCGATGTCCATGCCTCGGCCAAATAGGTTGGTAGC
Above is a genomic segment from Piliocolobus tephrosceles isolate RC106 chromosome 5, ASM277652v3, whole genome shotgun sequence containing:
- the MCCD1 gene encoding mitochondrial coiled-coil domain protein 1 codes for the protein MVPPLPWLSRCHFLRLLLPSWSLAPQGSRGCCSQNPKASMEEQTSSRGNGKMTSTPRGPGIHRTAELAQAEELLEQQLELYQALLEGQEGAWEAQALVLKIQKLKEQMRRHRESLGGGI